Genomic DNA from Comamonas antarctica:
GAACCCATGAAGCGTATCCGCTCGCAGGAGGATTTTTCCTCGACGGCCACCTATTCGCGGCTGTTCGACGCGACGCCCGCACAGACCTGCGAAGCGGCGCGCCGGGCGCTGTTGAGCCAGGGCTACATGATCAACAACGCGCGCGCCGATCTGGTCGAAGGGCAAAAGAGTTTCCAGCCCGAGCCCGAGGTGCATCTGCAGATGCTGATCCGCGTGGTGTGCGTGCCCGAAACCGCCGACCACAACGTCAGCCTGGGGTTCGTGACCGCGCTGCAGGACCGTTACGCGCTGAAGAAGAGCGCCAACTCCGCAAGCCTGGGCGTGGGCGCGCTGGGGTCGGTGTCGCTGCCGTTTGCCGCCACCAACGATTCGATGGTCAAGGTCGGCAGCGAGACCATCGCGGTCGATGCGTTCTACGAGAACTTCTTCGATCTGGTCAAGCGCTTCCTGCAGTCCGAAGCGCTGCCCGACGAATGACGCTGGCGCGCGCTGTCAGTCGATGAACAGCGCCGGATCCACCATGGTCTGGTTGAGCATCACGCCCCAGTGCAGATGCGGGCCCGTGACCCGGCCCGTGGCGCCCACCGCCGCAAACGCCTGTCCGGTGCGCAGCATGTCGCCAGGCTTGGCATCGACGCGGCTCAGGTGGCAGTACATGCTCAGCAGGCCCGCGCCATGGTCGAGCCAGACCGTGCCGCCATTGAAGAAATAGTCGCCGACATCGACCACCTTGCCCGGCAACGGCGCCACCACCGGCGTGCCCGTGGCCGCCGCG
This window encodes:
- a CDS encoding DUF2242 domain-containing protein — translated: MKRIRSQEDFSSTATYSRLFDATPAQTCEAARRALLSQGYMINNARADLVEGQKSFQPEPEVHLQMLIRVVCVPETADHNVSLGFVTALQDRYALKKSANSASLGVGALGSVSLPFAATNDSMVKVGSETIAVDAFYENFFDLVKRFLQSEALPDE